The following coding sequences lie in one Komagataeibacter sucrofermentans DSM 15973 genomic window:
- a CDS encoding penicillin-binding protein 1A produces MTLADGSGRDGRMDGPSRPGGGGPRRPRYRMVRWLAGTTLAVLLLGGGGAGIVGWYEYERLSEGLPTVDGLRTYQPPVMSRLYSGDDQVMAELAAERRIFVPYSAIPERVRSAFLAAEDQKFFSHGGVDPLAILRAGITDMMMHGTKHRPIGASTITQQVARIMLLGSNAVSIDRKIKEALLAMRLEQTLSKEQILEIYLNEIYLGEGAYGIGAAAQTYFNKPLDQLDNAEAAFLGALPKSPTNYNPHRYVQAATNRRNWVLDRMADLKVITPEEARAAQLEPLVPANFTRPGPVPGSEWFAEEVRRELIERYGIGTTMEGGLSVHTSLDSHLQQVATGALREGLLRYDRAHGGWRGAFAHVGAADVAGDWANALAHVTPPAAMLEQWRMAVVLSAATGRVGWLEGRDPVMPHTGTVLARDMTWMRTGKGVQAGDVVLIEPQADGSGVAIRQVPRVEGALATIDVRTGRVLAMVGGWSFRESQFNRAIQAARQPGSSFKPFVYLAAMEQGISPSQKFDDSPVSYGEWHPNNYEKDFWGPTTLHDALRESRNLVTIRLAAQIGMKPVASLAQGLGLVRSMPLVLPAALGAVETTVMKEAGAYATIANGGRLVTPSLIDDIKDRNGNVVWRPEGVAWQPGSTPADGPQVADTRPQVVSATSAAQIVAMMQDVVRRGTGVRAGAGIDRPIAGKTGTSQDFNDAWFAGFSPDLVTVVWIGFDTPQSLGKNETGGVIAGPIWNQVMKAALATRPRLDFRVPDGVQLARYDTGMGVAIDAFKPGQVPGESVDLGAGSGMALTAADTGAENMPDSENDMATMPASPTALPDGTTSAGHPAAPAAAPATQPSGGDIGMGGLY; encoded by the coding sequence ATGACGCTTGCTGACGGATCAGGCCGCGATGGCCGGATGGATGGACCCTCCCGCCCCGGTGGGGGTGGCCCGCGCCGCCCGCGCTACCGCATGGTGCGCTGGCTGGCGGGCACCACGCTGGCGGTGCTGCTGCTGGGTGGTGGCGGCGCAGGCATTGTGGGCTGGTACGAATATGAGCGCCTGAGCGAGGGCCTGCCCACGGTCGATGGCCTGCGCACCTACCAGCCCCCCGTCATGAGCCGCCTGTATTCCGGTGATGACCAGGTGATGGCCGAGCTTGCCGCCGAGCGGCGCATCTTCGTGCCCTACAGCGCCATACCCGAGCGCGTGCGCAGCGCCTTCCTGGCTGCCGAGGACCAGAAATTCTTCAGCCATGGCGGCGTCGACCCGCTGGCCATCCTGCGTGCCGGCATCACCGACATGATGATGCACGGCACCAAGCACCGCCCCATCGGGGCCTCGACCATCACGCAGCAGGTCGCGCGCATCATGCTGCTGGGGTCGAATGCGGTGTCGATCGACCGCAAGATCAAGGAAGCGCTGCTGGCCATGCGCCTTGAGCAGACGCTGAGCAAGGAGCAGATCCTCGAGATCTACCTCAACGAGATCTATCTGGGCGAGGGCGCGTACGGCATCGGTGCCGCCGCCCAGACCTATTTCAACAAGCCGCTCGACCAGCTTGACAATGCCGAGGCCGCCTTCCTCGGCGCGCTGCCCAAATCGCCCACCAACTACAACCCGCACCGTTACGTGCAGGCGGCGACCAACCGGCGCAACTGGGTGCTCGACCGCATGGCCGACCTCAAGGTGATTACGCCCGAGGAGGCGCGCGCGGCCCAGCTTGAACCCCTCGTGCCCGCCAACTTCACCCGCCCCGGCCCCGTGCCCGGCTCGGAATGGTTTGCCGAGGAAGTGCGCCGCGAACTGATCGAGCGCTACGGCATCGGCACCACCATGGAGGGCGGGCTTTCGGTCCATACCTCGCTGGATTCGCACCTGCAGCAGGTGGCCACCGGCGCCTTGCGCGAGGGGCTGCTGCGCTATGACCGCGCCCATGGCGGCTGGCGGGGCGCGTTCGCGCATGTCGGGGCGGCGGACGTGGCGGGCGACTGGGCCAATGCGCTGGCGCACGTGACACCGCCCGCCGCCATGCTGGAGCAGTGGCGGATGGCCGTGGTGCTGTCGGCCGCCACGGGCCGGGTCGGCTGGCTTGAGGGGCGCGATCCCGTCATGCCCCATACCGGCACGGTGCTGGCGCGTGACATGACGTGGATGCGCACCGGCAAGGGCGTGCAGGCCGGCGACGTCGTGCTGATCGAGCCGCAGGCCGATGGCAGCGGCGTTGCCATCCGCCAGGTGCCGCGCGTGGAAGGGGCGCTTGCCACCATCGATGTGCGCACCGGGCGCGTGCTGGCCATGGTGGGGGGCTGGTCGTTCCGCGAATCGCAGTTCAACCGCGCCATTCAGGCGGCGCGCCAGCCGGGGTCCTCGTTCAAGCCGTTCGTCTATCTGGCGGCGATGGAGCAGGGGATCTCGCCTTCGCAGAAATTCGATGATTCCCCGGTCAGCTACGGCGAGTGGCACCCCAACAATTACGAGAAGGATTTCTGGGGCCCCACGACCCTGCATGATGCGCTGCGCGAATCGCGCAATCTCGTCACCATCCGCCTTGCCGCCCAGATCGGCATGAAGCCGGTGGCCAGCCTCGCGCAGGGGCTTGGCCTCGTGCGTTCCATGCCGCTGGTGCTGCCCGCGGCCCTCGGCGCGGTCGAGACCACCGTCATGAAGGAGGCTGGCGCTTACGCCACCATCGCCAATGGCGGCAGGCTGGTAACACCTTCCCTGATCGATGACATCAAGGACCGCAACGGCAACGTGGTGTGGCGGCCCGAAGGGGTTGCGTGGCAGCCCGGCAGCACGCCAGCCGATGGCCCGCAGGTGGCCGATACGCGCCCGCAGGTCGTCTCCGCCACCAGCGCGGCCCAGATCGTGGCCATGATGCAGGATGTGGTGCGCCGGGGCACGGGCGTGCGCGCGGGCGCGGGCATCGACCGGCCCATCGCGGGCAAGACCGGCACCAGCCAGGACTTCAATGATGCGTGGTTCGCGGGCTTCTCGCCCGATCTGGTCACGGTGGTGTGGATCGGGTTCGACACGCCGCAGTCGCTGGGCAAGAACGAGACCGGCGGCGTGATTGCAGGCCCGATCTGGAATCAGGTGATGAAGGCGGCCCTCGCCACCCGCCCGCGCCTTGACTTCCGCGTGCCTGATGGTGTGCAGCTTGCACGCTATGATACCGGCATGGGAGTCGCAATCGATGCATTCAAGCCCGGCCAGGTGCCCGGTGAGAGCGTGGATCTTGGCGCAGGTTCCGGCATGGCCCTGACGGCGGCGGATACG
- a CDS encoding aldo/keto reductase: MFTPDARQSGSCMIGGDIEVTRLGFGAMRITGPGIWGEPADRAKALATLKRLPELGINLVDTADAYGPEVSENLIREALHPYEGMLIATKGGHTRHGPDIWKPVGNPDYLRQCVLMSMRRLGVARIDLWQLHRVGADCTPEQQFEAIAAMRAQGLIRHVGLSEVTVEMIERARLYFPVATVQNRFNLVNRYSEDVLDYCTRENIGFIPWAPLAAGGLTKGDTVLTRLAGEKGVQPGQIALAWLLRRSPVMLPIPGTSSPGHVADNAAAAAIELSDEEFRQLDNDGRAEWASRNAG, encoded by the coding sequence ATGTTCACGCCTGATGCACGCCAGTCCGGGTCTTGCATGATCGGGGGCGATATCGAGGTTACACGGCTCGGCTTTGGGGCCATGCGCATTACCGGGCCGGGCATATGGGGGGAGCCTGCCGATCGCGCCAAGGCCCTTGCCACGCTGAAGCGCCTGCCCGAGCTGGGCATCAATCTTGTCGATACCGCCGATGCCTATGGCCCCGAGGTGAGCGAGAACCTGATCCGCGAGGCGCTGCACCCCTATGAGGGCATGCTCATTGCCACCAAGGGCGGCCATACGCGCCACGGGCCGGATATATGGAAGCCGGTGGGCAACCCCGATTACCTGCGCCAGTGCGTGCTGATGAGCATGCGCAGGCTCGGTGTCGCGCGCATCGACCTGTGGCAGTTGCACCGCGTGGGGGCGGACTGCACGCCCGAACAGCAGTTCGAGGCCATCGCCGCCATGCGCGCGCAGGGGCTGATCCGTCATGTTGGCCTGTCGGAAGTGACGGTGGAAATGATCGAGCGCGCGCGGCTGTATTTCCCGGTCGCGACGGTGCAGAACCGCTTCAACCTCGTCAACCGCTATTCGGAGGACGTGCTCGATTACTGCACGCGCGAGAATATCGGCTTCATCCCGTGGGCACCGCTTGCGGCGGGCGGGCTGACCAAGGGCGATACCGTGCTCACGCGCCTTGCGGGCGAGAAAGGCGTGCAGCCCGGCCAGATCGCGCTGGCGTGGCTGTTGCGCCGCTCACCGGTCATGCTGCCCATTCCCGGCACGTCCAGTCCCGGGCATGTGGCCGATAACGCCGCTGCCGCCGCGATCGAACTGAGCGATGAGGAATTCCGCCAGCTTGATAACGATGGCCGGGCCGAATGGGCCAGCCGCAACGCGGGCTGA